The genomic DNA CGGCTGAAAGTACTTTTTCTAATAAGTACCCCTCTGTCACTTGAATTGTAAGAAGACAAAAAATGATTATTAATTGAATTTTTACACTTTTTCCAATGGTCCTTTTTAATCTTTCATTAAACGCAAAAAAGAAACCTAGTGTTGTATAAAATAGGCCAATAAATAAAGAATCACGTGTACTTATAGGAAAAGCATAAAACACTGAATATGATTGTCCGAAAAGACCTATTATGTTTAATAGTAAGCTAATAAGTAGTAGATGGTTGATTTTTTTTAACTTATAAAAAACAAAAAGGATGACAAAACTCCAAATTAATGCGGTTAAAAACCATAACTGGTATCCGCTCGTACCTTTGCCGTAATAGACGAGGTCAGGAAACGAAAAATGATTAATATAATCCTTCAATTCCCTTCTTTGATTACCAGTTCCTATAGAAGTCATAAGTATATCTATCACTATATAAAAGAATAGCCAGCATAAATACAGTTTTAAAAGTTTTATTATATACCTTGTAAAGGCCCTTTTAGAATCTCTATTGTTTTTCATCTTATTACCGAAAAAATAACCAGAAGCAGTAAAAAAGAATGGAACCGCGAACCTTGAAACGTTATCGAGAATAAATAATCCAATTTGGTTATCCCTTGGAAATACATGGATCACTAAAACAGACAATATGGCAAAAAATTTAATCAAGTCAATCGAATAGTTTCTCTCCATGTCTGGCTCCTTAAAACACGTTCAATAATTGAATTTATTATTTACCATTTAAAGATGTTTGAACCAAATGAATAAATCTCTGGGAGCCGATTACAAATCATAAAATTACCGATACAACATAATAGGAGGGGGGCTAATGGAATGAAATCATTCTTTGGTCATTATGGCAATTCATTCGAAATGTATTCGCTTCAGCATGTAATAGCACTAATGTTTATTATCTTGGTCGTAGGGACAGTCATTTGGTTCAGAGTACATTTTCGCAAACCCGGGTGGAATCGTATTTTCCGTTACGGATTAGCCTTGCTAATGCTTTTATTACATATAGGTTTACATTTATGGTACATCAATACCGGTAATTGGACACCGGAGCAATCCCTCCCGTTTCATCTATGTACATTAACCCTGCTTTTATCGATTTTGCTGCTACTTTATCCAAATTTCTACTTGTATGAGTTCGTCTTTTTTGCAGGTACACTTGGTGCACTGCAAGCGTTATTAACTCCTGTGCTTGAAGTTGCTTTTCCTCATTTTTGGTATTTTTACTTTTTTGTCGGACACGGGGGAATTGTGTTAACGGCTATTTTTATGACTGCTGTAGAAGGTTTTAGACCGACTTGGAGATCAGTTGGAAGGACGATGCTTTGGTTAAATATCCTAATGGTGGTTGTGATCCCGGTAAACGCAATAACAGGAGCAAATTACATGTTTCTAGCCAGAAAACCTGACACTGTTTCTTTGCTTGATTTTCTTGGTCCATGGCCTTGGTATATTATTTCGCTTGAGGTAGTTGCACTCGTGTTATGTATATTGCTCTATTTGCCTTTTCTTTTATTTGAACGATGGAAGCTACTAGGGAAATCAATCTAATTTGGTTTTGTAAAGTTAGATTAATTGTAGCTTTGGTTAAAATTGGACTCTTCTTTAAAGAGGTAAATTTGAATCATTAGTTGGTATGTAAAAAATAAATTATGCAT from Robertmurraya sp. FSL R5-0851 includes the following:
- a CDS encoding YwaF family protein; this encodes MKSFFGHYGNSFEMYSLQHVIALMFIILVVGTVIWFRVHFRKPGWNRIFRYGLALLMLLLHIGLHLWYINTGNWTPEQSLPFHLCTLTLLLSILLLLYPNFYLYEFVFFAGTLGALQALLTPVLEVAFPHFWYFYFFVGHGGIVLTAIFMTAVEGFRPTWRSVGRTMLWLNILMVVVIPVNAITGANYMFLARKPDTVSLLDFLGPWPWYIISLEVVALVLCILLYLPFLLFERWKLLGKSI
- a CDS encoding acyltransferase; amino-acid sequence: MERNYSIDLIKFFAILSVLVIHVFPRDNQIGLFILDNVSRFAVPFFFTASGYFFGNKMKNNRDSKRAFTRYIIKLLKLYLCWLFFYIVIDILMTSIGTGNQRRELKDYINHFSFPDLVYYGKGTSGYQLWFLTALIWSFVILFVFYKLKKINHLLLISLLLNIIGLFGQSYSVFYAFPISTRDSLFIGLFYTTLGFFFAFNERLKRTIGKSVKIQLIIIFCLLTIQVTEGYLLEKVLSAAHGEYFLSTIILTFVLFCFALNNNNLGKNLFITEIGGRSLGIYVVHVFYIEIYDLSLSYLNMTNLADSLLIKLFKLFIIFSISYLTYDFLQFLKRRLGQKK